From the genome of Phreatobacter cathodiphilus, one region includes:
- the fliD gene encoding flagellar filament capping protein FliD: MQAKLTRADTIDVKITDNETKIAAYQTLQSLLTDISTAAQALRAPSGVLDSQDDAFLNRAAYLTANGDVDASASVSVSVESGTEEGTYDLQILQLAKAHKVAGSSMSSSSEDLGLSGTMSLGVEGGESVEVTIDEDMTLAEIAEAINATSDESGVSATILKVSSDAYRLVLSSVETGQTITATDGSGGVLASLGVVDEEGAFTDELQAGQDAILVLDGVQVTRSSNDVDDLIDGMTFRLYQTTPEGTSIAVEVGADVSEVKSAVQALVDAYNAFREYAVTQQTLTSSGTASEDSVLFGDGTLRSATLAVYDALNQTIDDTAMSLLGLTFDENNYLELDETALDEALLSNLDEVEALLSFQMDASSSNVMLLARGTSAPADFTLDIATDADGAIVSASVNGDSSLFTVSGTRIIGAEGTAYEGFTFVFTGDDDQSIDISFSTGIAELLYNATEDLADTTDGTLQTLIDNLESTNDSLQSKSDTIRSAAETYRTNLTNRYAEYQAAISEAESTQDYLTALLDQWNSS; this comes from the coding sequence GTGCAGGCCAAGCTCACCCGCGCCGATACGATCGACGTCAAGATCACCGACAACGAGACGAAGATCGCGGCGTACCAGACGCTGCAGTCGCTGCTGACCGACATCAGCACCGCCGCCCAGGCCCTGCGCGCGCCCTCCGGCGTGCTCGACTCGCAGGACGACGCCTTCCTCAACCGCGCCGCCTATCTGACCGCCAACGGCGATGTCGACGCCTCCGCCTCGGTCTCGGTCTCGGTCGAGAGCGGCACCGAGGAAGGGACCTACGACCTGCAGATCCTGCAGCTCGCCAAGGCCCACAAGGTGGCGGGATCGTCCATGTCCAGCAGCAGCGAGGATCTCGGCCTGTCCGGCACGATGAGCCTCGGCGTCGAGGGCGGCGAGAGCGTCGAGGTCACCATCGACGAGGACATGACGCTGGCGGAGATCGCCGAGGCGATCAACGCGACCAGCGACGAGAGCGGCGTCAGCGCCACTATCCTGAAGGTCTCGTCGGATGCCTACCGGCTGGTCCTGTCCAGCGTCGAGACGGGGCAGACCATCACCGCCACCGACGGGTCCGGCGGGGTCCTCGCCTCGCTCGGGGTCGTCGACGAGGAGGGCGCCTTCACCGACGAGTTGCAGGCGGGGCAGGACGCGATCCTGGTCCTCGACGGCGTCCAGGTCACCCGTTCGTCCAACGACGTCGACGACCTCATCGACGGCATGACCTTCCGCCTCTACCAGACGACGCCGGAGGGCACGTCCATCGCCGTGGAGGTGGGGGCCGACGTCAGCGAGGTGAAGTCGGCGGTGCAGGCGCTGGTCGATGCCTACAACGCCTTCCGCGAGTACGCCGTCACCCAGCAGACGCTCACCAGCAGCGGCACGGCGTCGGAGGATTCGGTGCTGTTCGGCGACGGCACGCTGCGCTCGGCGACGCTTGCCGTCTACGACGCGCTGAACCAGACCATCGACGACACCGCCATGTCGCTGCTCGGCCTGACCTTCGACGAGAACAACTATCTGGAGCTGGACGAGACCGCGCTGGACGAGGCGCTGCTGAGCAATCTCGACGAGGTCGAGGCATTGCTCTCCTTCCAGATGGACGCCTCGTCGAGCAACGTGATGCTGCTCGCCCGCGGCACCTCCGCTCCCGCCGATTTCACGCTCGACATCGCCACAGATGCCGACGGCGCCATCGTCTCCGCCTCCGTCAACGGCGATTCCTCCCTCTTTACTGTCTCGGGAACGCGCATCATCGGCGCCGAGGGGACGGCCTATGAAGGCTTCACCTTCGTCTTCACCGGCGATGACGACCAGTCGATCGACATTTCCTTCAGCACCGGCATCGCCGAGCTGCTCTACAACGCCACCGAAGATCTGGCGGATACGACGGACGGCACGCTGCAGACGCTCATCGACAATCTGGAGAGCACCAACGACAGCCTCCAGTCGAAGAGCGACACGATCCGCTCGGCCGCGGAAACGTACCGGACCAACCTGACCAATCGCTACGCCGAATACCAGGCCGCCATCTCCGAGGCGGAATCCACCCAGGACTACCTGACCGCCCTGCTCGACCAGTGGAACAGTTCGTGA
- a CDS encoding flagellar protein FlgN: MTSLTPDQIDAMVIRIVTLIDAMTEVIREENALLAEGVPASRTEAVGRKASLAAELEQWTLAVRERKLRLEQADPELRGWMKRRGADLQAEMNENVTRLEAAIQASRRRIEAVMRAMREQVTDRGGYQANGRMTAHVRPATAGMQGRLV, translated from the coding sequence ATGACCTCCCTGACCCCTGACCAGATCGACGCCATGGTGATCCGCATCGTCACTCTCATCGACGCCATGACGGAGGTGATCCGCGAGGAGAACGCCCTGCTCGCCGAGGGCGTGCCCGCCTCCCGGACCGAGGCGGTGGGCCGCAAGGCCTCGCTCGCGGCCGAACTCGAGCAGTGGACCCTCGCCGTGCGCGAGCGGAAGCTGCGGCTCGAACAGGCCGACCCGGAGCTGCGTGGCTGGATGAAGCGGCGCGGCGCCGATCTGCAGGCCGAGATGAACGAGAACGTCACCCGGCTGGAGGCGGCGATCCAGGCGAGCCGCCGGCGCATCGAGGCGGTGATGCGGGCCATGCGCGAGCAGGTCACCGATCGCGGCGGCTATCAGGCCAACGGCCGCATGACCGCCCATGTCAGACCCGCGACGGCAGGCATGCAGGGCCGGCTCGTCTGA
- a CDS encoding universal stress protein: protein MGFKDLLFALNSYPEPTPASAIDQATGFAAALGASATALAVHVELPHVGNVLANSLLDLPGMVAAERGKSEADARATIAAFEEAARRAGVTARHVTDSGQRSQLGALVSEHARTHDLTMIAIGEETGQQQIAESVIFGSGRPALVFPEARARDATPFAAVGIAWDFSRPAARAVADALPILASAGTVRIVTVTDEKAIAARRPPADLARHLACHGIEAVIDAEPAAGRPIGQVLGDYAATHGLGLLVMGAYGHSRMRDFILGGATRTIVSRPPLPVLLSH, encoded by the coding sequence ATGGGTTTCAAGGACCTGCTGTTCGCCCTGAACAGCTATCCCGAGCCGACACCGGCTTCGGCCATCGACCAGGCGACGGGCTTCGCCGCCGCGCTCGGAGCGTCGGCCACGGCGCTCGCCGTCCATGTCGAACTGCCCCATGTCGGCAACGTTCTGGCCAACAGCCTCCTCGACCTGCCCGGCATGGTGGCGGCGGAGCGGGGGAAGAGCGAGGCGGACGCCCGGGCGACCATCGCGGCGTTCGAGGAGGCGGCGCGACGGGCCGGCGTCACCGCCCGTCACGTCACCGATTCCGGCCAGCGCTCGCAGCTCGGCGCACTGGTGTCGGAGCACGCCCGGACGCACGACCTCACGATGATCGCCATCGGCGAGGAAACCGGGCAGCAGCAGATCGCCGAGAGCGTCATCTTCGGCTCGGGCCGCCCGGCCCTCGTCTTCCCGGAAGCGCGGGCGCGGGACGCCACCCCCTTCGCCGCCGTCGGCATCGCCTGGGACTTCAGCCGCCCGGCGGCACGCGCCGTCGCCGACGCCCTGCCGATCCTCGCCTCCGCCGGCACGGTCCGCATCGTCACCGTGACGGATGAGAAGGCCATCGCCGCCCGCCGGCCGCCGGCGGACCTGGCACGCCACCTTGCCTGCCACGGCATCGAGGCTGTGATCGACGCGGAGCCCGCCGCCGGCCGTCCCATCGGCCAGGTGCTCGGCGACTACGCCGCCACCCACGGCCTCGGGCTCCTCGTCATGGGCGCCTACGGCCATTCGCGCATGCGCGACTTCATCCTCGGCGGCGCGACGCGGACCATCGTGTCGCGACCGCCCCTGCCCGTCCTCCTCTCCCACTGA
- the fliS gene encoding flagellar export chaperone FliS: protein MTQTMTRAISAYRTTSASVHPLVAVVRLFDEMLVQIRRGVQAIEARRHEDSFIAIAKAGLVLQGLSHNLRFDMGGDVAETLLSTYTKNCIALHTAYGKPDAVARYRTIAAGLAELRDAWAQAAGMRTLAEEAQMVSAPGPRRS, encoded by the coding sequence ATGACCCAGACCATGACCCGCGCCATCAGCGCCTACCGCACGACCTCCGCCAGCGTCCATCCGCTGGTCGCGGTGGTGAGGCTGTTCGACGAGATGCTCGTGCAGATCCGCCGCGGCGTCCAGGCGATCGAGGCGCGCCGGCACGAAGACAGTTTCATCGCCATCGCCAAGGCCGGGCTGGTCCTGCAGGGGCTCAGCCATAACCTGCGTTTCGACATGGGGGGCGACGTCGCCGAGACGCTGCTCTCGACCTACACCAAGAACTGCATCGCGCTGCATACGGCCTATGGCAAGCCGGATGCGGTGGCTCGCTATCGGACCATCGCGGCGGGGCTCGCCGAGCTGCGCGACGCCTGGGCGCAGGCGGCCGGCATGCGCACGCTTGCCGAGGAAGCGCAGATGGTGTCGGCCCCCGGGCCGCGGCGCTCCTGA
- the flgK gene encoding flagellar hook-associated protein FlgK: MSFSSIRSIATSSLSAAQYQMSVASSNVANADTEGYTRKTATQAAVVTSGVGTGVTITAVTSSVDKYLVKDLVGAASELGAAEATASFTESLQALYGSTSGSEDGGTSLANSLVSLESAIASLAATPESDTLKAQAVGALDAVASQLRETSAGIQGLRADADGQIEDSVTSVNDALNTIASLNDQIAAASARGESTADLEDLRNTALQTIAGEMDVSYYVNSDNQMRIYTTGGTTLLDSKVHELSYAAAGTVTADTVFGAITVDGKDVTSQITSGEIGALLTLRDETLPASQDELDALASGLIEQLNAAYNAGSAVPAPETLTGSTSFTASDSFSATGTLRVALTDEEGALSSYTDLDLSAYGSIDEVVSALDAVDGLSASLDAAGHLVLSSDTAGLGVSLADIDVSVGSDGQGFSATFGMNDLLTGTGASNVAVCSDILAQPGTLATGGLSTAATLTAGDTVVSSGESAVAQALSEALTGETSFAAAGRLAAGSKTFADYASAVVADAASLATSASSDLTNKETVQQTLSDLFASQTGVNLDEETARLSELEQQYSTAAQLLQVLNAMFDALLEAAQSA; encoded by the coding sequence ATGTCCTTTTCGTCGATCCGGAGCATCGCGACCTCGTCGCTCTCCGCCGCTCAGTACCAGATGAGCGTCGCTTCCTCGAACGTCGCCAACGCCGACACGGAGGGCTACACCCGCAAGACCGCCACCCAGGCGGCTGTGGTCACCAGCGGCGTCGGCACCGGCGTCACGATCACCGCCGTGACGAGCAGTGTCGACAAATACCTGGTCAAGGACCTCGTCGGCGCGGCCAGCGAACTCGGCGCCGCCGAGGCGACCGCTTCCTTCACCGAGAGCCTGCAGGCGCTCTACGGTTCCACCTCCGGCAGCGAAGACGGCGGTACCTCGCTCGCCAACAGCCTGGTGAGCCTCGAATCGGCCATCGCCTCTCTCGCCGCCACCCCCGAGAGCGACACGCTCAAGGCCCAAGCGGTGGGCGCCCTCGACGCGGTGGCGTCGCAACTGCGCGAGACCTCGGCGGGCATCCAGGGTCTGCGGGCCGACGCAGACGGCCAGATCGAGGACTCGGTCACCAGCGTCAACGATGCGCTGAACACGATCGCCAGCCTCAACGACCAAATCGCCGCCGCCTCGGCGCGGGGGGAATCGACCGCCGACCTCGAGGATCTGCGCAACACGGCCCTGCAGACCATCGCCGGCGAGATGGACGTTTCCTATTACGTCAATTCCGACAACCAGATGCGGATCTACACGACCGGCGGCACAACGCTGCTGGACAGCAAGGTCCACGAACTCTCCTACGCCGCCGCCGGTACCGTCACGGCCGACACCGTGTTCGGCGCCATCACGGTGGACGGCAAGGACGTCACGTCGCAGATCACGTCCGGCGAGATCGGCGCCCTCCTGACGCTGCGCGACGAGACCCTGCCGGCCAGCCAGGACGAACTCGACGCGCTCGCGAGCGGGCTGATCGAACAGCTCAACGCCGCCTACAATGCCGGCAGCGCCGTGCCCGCGCCGGAGACCCTGACGGGGTCGACCTCCTTCACCGCCTCGGACTCCTTCTCCGCCACCGGTACGCTGCGCGTCGCGCTGACGGACGAGGAGGGTGCGCTTTCCTCCTACACCGACCTCGACCTCTCGGCCTATGGCAGCATCGACGAGGTCGTCTCCGCCCTCGACGCCGTCGACGGCCTGTCCGCCTCCCTCGACGCGGCGGGGCATCTGGTCCTGTCCTCGGACACGGCCGGGCTCGGCGTGAGTCTCGCCGATATCGACGTGTCGGTGGGCAGCGACGGCCAGGGTTTCTCCGCCACCTTCGGCATGAACGACCTCCTGACCGGCACGGGGGCGAGCAACGTCGCCGTGTGCAGCGACATTCTCGCCCAGCCGGGCACGCTGGCGACCGGCGGCCTGAGCACCGCCGCGACGCTGACGGCCGGCGACACCGTCGTCAGCAGTGGCGAGAGCGCCGTAGCGCAGGCGTTGAGCGAGGCGCTGACCGGCGAGACGAGCTTCGCCGCCGCCGGGCGGCTGGCCGCCGGCAGCAAGACCTTCGCCGATTATGCCTCCGCGGTCGTCGCCGATGCGGCCAGCCTCGCCACGTCGGCCTCCTCCGACCTCACGAACAAGGAGACGGTGCAACAGACGCTCTCCGACCTCTTCGCCTCGCAGACCGGCGTGAACCTCGACGAGGAGACGGCGCGGCTCAGCGAACTCGAGCAGCAATATTCCACCGCCGCCCAGCTCCTGCAGGTCCTGAACGCCATGTTCGACGCCCTGCTCGAGGCGGCGCAGTCGGCCTGA
- a CDS encoding flagellin, with amino-acid sequence MAMRVATFAMNERMLSASLRTQAKMSEMQIQEATGQVSTDYGGLGNSAARVLDLEVSLARSKTYASAAEEANGRVQVMYDQMSTMTDLLTELRGRVTAAIGTNSTDTSDESLATAATSALEDLAGLLNVRYEGRYLFAGSATTTLPVDLESYDPADLTTEDTSYYQGNGTITSVQVSSERSIAYGVTAGNPAFEEMMRAVSALSKVDGNTTDAEMEEISTLLVSALDKVTAVQSGLSLSSAALERASAAEQEYQSYVSSSLTGLTGVDVAAVTVQLTAYETQLQASYAAVAKVQGLSLLDYLR; translated from the coding sequence ATGGCCATGCGGGTCGCGACCTTCGCCATGAACGAGCGGATGCTCTCCGCCTCGCTCCGGACGCAGGCGAAGATGTCGGAAATGCAGATCCAGGAGGCGACCGGCCAGGTGTCGACGGACTATGGCGGTCTTGGAAACTCGGCCGCGCGGGTGCTCGATCTCGAGGTGTCGCTCGCCCGGTCCAAGACCTATGCCTCCGCCGCCGAGGAGGCCAACGGTCGCGTCCAGGTCATGTACGACCAGATGTCGACCATGACCGACCTCTTGACCGAGCTGCGTGGGCGCGTCACCGCCGCCATCGGCACCAACAGCACCGACACGTCCGACGAGAGCCTCGCGACCGCCGCCACGAGCGCGCTGGAGGATCTCGCGGGCCTTTTAAACGTGCGCTACGAGGGCCGCTATCTCTTCGCCGGCAGCGCGACCACCACGTTGCCCGTCGACCTCGAGAGCTACGATCCCGCGGATCTCACCACCGAGGACACCAGCTACTACCAGGGCAACGGCACCATCACCTCCGTCCAGGTGTCGTCGGAGCGGTCGATCGCCTATGGGGTGACGGCCGGCAATCCGGCTTTCGAGGAGATGATGCGGGCGGTGAGCGCGCTGTCGAAGGTCGACGGCAACACGACTGATGCGGAGATGGAGGAGATCTCGACGCTGCTCGTCTCGGCTCTCGACAAGGTGACGGCGGTCCAGTCGGGGCTGTCGCTCTCTTCGGCGGCGCTCGAGCGCGCCTCCGCGGCCGAACAGGAATACCAGTCCTACGTCTCGTCGTCGCTGACCGGCCTGACGGGCGTGGACGTGGCGGCCGTCACCGTCCAGCTCACCGCTTACGAGACGCAGCTCCAGGCCTCCTATGCGGCCGTGGCCAAGGTGCAGGGCCTGTCGCTGCTCGACTACCTGCGCTGA
- a CDS encoding flagellin, with protein sequence MSIAELTSKALGITAETDEAAADLVGGSTGFDASAGDVSFKINGTTVTLEDDGGTNGDGVYSADDIATAINTALGSSSTVSASVDAATGALTLSNSATGSTAEIELTDFTGLTASDLGFTTTSSTGRDAGDTLSVATQDGANAALEALDEAINLVSKARADIGATESRFSFRSESIATSIENLSAANSALEDVDVASESAKLASAKVKTQAAVAAASQASQMPQDLLKLLQ encoded by the coding sequence GTGTCCATCGCCGAACTGACCTCCAAGGCGCTCGGCATCACCGCCGAGACGGACGAGGCGGCGGCCGACCTCGTGGGCGGCTCGACCGGCTTCGACGCCAGCGCTGGCGACGTCTCCTTCAAGATCAACGGCACCACCGTGACTCTGGAAGATGACGGCGGCACGAACGGCGACGGCGTCTATTCCGCCGACGACATCGCCACCGCCATCAACACCGCCCTCGGCAGCAGCAGCACGGTCTCCGCGTCGGTCGACGCCGCCACCGGTGCGCTGACCCTGTCGAACAGCGCGACGGGCTCGACCGCCGAGATCGAACTCACCGACTTCACCGGGCTGACTGCCAGCGACCTCGGCTTCACGACCACCTCCAGCACCGGCCGCGACGCGGGCGACACGCTGTCGGTGGCGACCCAGGACGGTGCCAATGCCGCCCTCGAGGCGCTCGACGAGGCGATCAACCTCGTCTCCAAGGCGCGCGCCGACATCGGCGCGACGGAGTCGCGTTTCTCCTTCCGCTCGGAATCGATCGCCACCAGCATCGAGAACCTCAGCGCCGCCAATTCGGCCCTCGAGGACGTCGACGTCGCCTCGGAATCCGCCAAGCTCGCCTCGGCGAAGGTGAAGACCCAGGCCGCCGTCGCCGCCGCCTCGCAGGCCAGCCAGATGCCTCAGGACCTCCTGAAGCTGTTGCAGTGA
- a CDS encoding RNA polymerase sigma factor, translating to MTIGAPVMTDGDSGERKAGIQAMPAFVRPPDADDLLLRRIGCGEEAAFRALVERHIDRAYALALRILQNGADAEDVVQETLLKIWNSRGSWEEGRARFSTWLYRVVTNRCLDIRRQPRMEEMEAAPEVADGQPDALTSLHRHEVSDLLQKAMDRLPDQQRVAIILSYFDDLGNAEIAEVMETTVSAVESLLKRGRQALRKLLNRAERDIRQSFTDD from the coding sequence ATGACCATCGGGGCACCGGTCATGACGGACGGTGACAGCGGAGAGAGAAAGGCCGGCATCCAGGCGATGCCGGCTTTCGTGCGTCCGCCCGATGCCGACGACCTGCTCCTGCGCCGCATCGGCTGCGGCGAGGAGGCGGCGTTCCGCGCCCTGGTGGAGCGTCACATCGACCGCGCCTATGCGCTGGCGCTGCGCATCCTGCAGAACGGCGCCGATGCCGAGGACGTGGTGCAGGAGACCCTGCTGAAGATCTGGAACAGCCGCGGATCGTGGGAGGAGGGCCGGGCCCGCTTCTCCACCTGGCTCTACCGGGTGGTGACCAACCGCTGCCTCGACATCCGGCGCCAGCCGCGGATGGAGGAGATGGAGGCCGCGCCCGAGGTTGCCGACGGCCAGCCCGACGCGCTCACCTCGCTCCACCGCCACGAGGTCAGCGACCTCCTCCAGAAGGCCATGGACCGCCTCCCGGACCAGCAGCGTGTGGCGATCATCCTGTCCTATTTCGACGACCTCGGGAACGCCGAGATCGCCGAGGTGATGGAGACGACGGTCTCCGCGGTGGAGTCCCTGCTCAAGCGCGGCCGCCAGGCGCTGCGCAAGTTGTTGAACAGGGCGGAACGCGATATCCGCCAGTCGTTTACCGACGATTAA
- a CDS encoding TetR/AcrR family transcriptional regulator, producing MSLADPPQPIAAPRRGRPRRLAPDDQRRRALGAARALLDEAGYGATTMDGVARRARLSKKTLYEIFASKAQLVAALVEEHRRSLLALPHEGDDPPDVAIRRIFRVDTPEAEALQRDGLIRLIMAESGAFPELRDILVAHGPRVAHADLAAWIATQAARGILDVPDPRLAAGVLLDMMFGAMMHRAPHSEGSDRAARIEAAIAIFVRGAGYLPPAGASQRR from the coding sequence GTGAGTCTCGCCGATCCTCCACAGCCTATCGCGGCGCCGCGGCGCGGCCGCCCTCGCCGTCTCGCGCCCGACGACCAGCGCCGGCGGGCCCTGGGTGCAGCGCGGGCCCTGCTCGACGAGGCCGGCTACGGAGCGACCACCATGGACGGCGTGGCGCGGCGCGCCCGCCTGTCGAAGAAGACGCTCTACGAGATCTTCGCCAGCAAGGCGCAGCTCGTGGCCGCCCTCGTCGAGGAGCACCGGCGCTCGCTGCTCGCCCTGCCGCATGAGGGCGACGACCCGCCCGACGTCGCTATCCGCCGGATCTTCCGCGTCGACACCCCGGAGGCCGAGGCGCTGCAGCGCGACGGGCTGATCCGGCTGATCATGGCGGAGTCGGGGGCCTTTCCCGAACTGCGCGACATCCTCGTCGCCCACGGGCCGCGCGTCGCCCATGCCGACCTCGCCGCCTGGATCGCCACGCAGGCGGCGCGTGGCATTCTCGATGTCCCCGACCCGCGCCTCGCCGCCGGGGTCCTCCTCGACATGATGTTCGGCGCCATGATGCATCGCGCCCCCCACAGCGAGGGATCCGACCGCGCCGCGCGGATCGAGGCCGCCATCGCCATCTTCGTGCGGGGAGCCGGCTACCTGCCGCCGGCGGGCGCGTCTCAGCGCAGGTAG
- the flgE gene encoding flagellar hook protein FlgE: MSLSGALNSAVSALSAQSTALAMISDNIANASTYGYKTVSASFESLLTGTSSSTYSSGGVAVSTVQNISMQGLLTSSTTSTNMAIDGSGFFVVTDGTDSSNTSYTRNGAFTVNESGYLTNGDAYLQGWPTDAEGSVTSGTTASALESINTTAVSSIAAATTELSMQANLPAEAATNATFTSEVEIYDSLGTSAKTTVTWEKTGENTWTASFSNPTSTDGTSTLGTVTSDPITISFNEDGTLASISPSPPTLTIANWTTGAADSSVSLDMGTAGTVTGLSQLSSSAETLSVSLETEQDGVSFGSLTGISISDGTVYASYDNGTSRAIYKVAVATFNNPDGLTAEGSGVYSASTESGGATLNVAGTNGAGTVVGSKLEASTADTSTEFSNMMSAQQAYSAAAQVMSAANKMYDTLITAVR, translated from the coding sequence ATGAGCCTCTCGGGCGCCCTCAATTCGGCGGTCTCCGCCCTGTCCGCGCAGAGCACCGCGCTGGCGATGATCTCCGACAACATCGCCAATGCCAGCACCTATGGCTACAAGACGGTGTCGGCGAGCTTCGAGAGCCTGCTGACGGGCACCTCGTCCTCGACCTACTCGTCCGGCGGCGTGGCGGTGAGCACCGTCCAGAACATCTCCATGCAGGGCCTGCTGACCTCCAGCACGACCTCCACCAACATGGCGATCGACGGCAGCGGCTTCTTCGTCGTCACCGACGGCACCGACAGCAGCAATACGTCCTACACCCGCAACGGCGCCTTCACGGTGAACGAGAGCGGCTACCTGACCAACGGCGACGCCTACCTCCAGGGCTGGCCGACCGACGCCGAGGGCAGCGTCACGAGCGGGACCACCGCCAGCGCGCTGGAATCGATCAACACGACTGCGGTCTCCAGCATCGCCGCGGCGACGACCGAGCTCAGCATGCAGGCCAACCTGCCGGCGGAGGCGGCAACCAACGCCACCTTCACCAGCGAGGTCGAAATCTACGATTCGCTCGGCACGTCCGCCAAGACCACGGTGACCTGGGAAAAGACCGGCGAGAACACCTGGACCGCCAGCTTCTCAAACCCCACCAGCACCGATGGAACGAGCACGCTGGGCACGGTGACGAGCGATCCCATCACCATCAGCTTCAACGAGGACGGCACGCTCGCCAGCATCTCGCCGAGCCCGCCGACGCTGACCATCGCCAACTGGACGACGGGCGCCGCCGACAGTTCGGTGAGCCTGGACATGGGCACTGCCGGCACCGTCACGGGTCTCTCGCAGCTCTCCTCCAGCGCCGAGACGCTCAGCGTCAGTCTGGAAACCGAGCAGGACGGCGTCAGCTTCGGCAGCCTCACGGGCATCTCCATCAGCGACGGCACCGTCTATGCGAGCTACGACAACGGCACGTCGCGGGCGATCTACAAGGTGGCGGTGGCGACCTTCAACAATCCCGACGGCCTCACTGCCGAGGGCAGCGGTGTCTATTCGGCCAGCACGGAGTCGGGCGGGGCCACGCTGAATGTCGCCGGCACGAACGGCGCCGGCACGGTGGTCGGGAGCAAACTGGAGGCCAGCACGGCCGATACCAGTACCGAGTTCTCCAACATGATGTCGGCGCAGCAGGCCTATTCGGCGGCGGCGCAGGTCATGTCGGCCGCGAACAAGATGTACGACACGTTGATCACGGCCGTCCGATGA
- the nhaR gene encoding transcriptional activator NhaR yields the protein MSRASLMLNYKQLHYFWRVAKAGSIARAAAQLRLAPQTISAQIGTLEEQLGAKLFRRVGRGLELTPAGDLTLSYADEIFQIGRELEANLRNQADSKDILFRVGVADVVPKSIAYRLLAPALAGGARVRLICREDKLDRLFAEIATHKVDLVIADRPLPHALGVKGHSHSLGRTALAFFATADLAARYQPGFPRSLHGAPMLIPGDSSTIQMGLTRWFSDHQIEPRIVGEFDDSALMKAFGKAGTGIFPAPAILAEEIEEQFGATMIGRAEGIWTRYYAISVERKLSHPAVLAISEAARAEEAG from the coding sequence GTGTCGAGGGCGAGCCTCATGCTCAACTACAAGCAGCTCCACTATTTCTGGCGGGTGGCGAAGGCCGGGAGCATCGCCCGTGCGGCCGCCCAGCTCCGCCTCGCGCCGCAGACCATCAGCGCGCAGATCGGCACGCTGGAGGAGCAACTGGGCGCCAAGCTGTTCCGCCGGGTGGGGCGCGGTCTCGAGCTGACGCCGGCCGGGGACCTGACGCTGTCCTATGCCGACGAGATCTTCCAGATCGGTCGGGAGCTGGAGGCGAACCTGCGCAACCAGGCGGACAGCAAGGACATCCTGTTCCGGGTGGGGGTGGCTGACGTCGTGCCGAAATCCATCGCCTACCGGCTGCTGGCACCGGCGCTGGCGGGCGGCGCGCGGGTACGCCTCATCTGTCGCGAGGACAAGCTCGACCGCCTCTTCGCCGAGATCGCCACCCACAAGGTCGATCTGGTCATCGCCGACCGGCCGCTGCCCCATGCGCTTGGCGTCAAGGGCCACAGCCATTCCCTCGGCCGCACGGCGCTCGCCTTCTTCGCCACCGCCGATCTCGCCGCGCGCTACCAGCCGGGTTTCCCGCGCTCCCTGCACGGCGCGCCGATGCTGATCCCCGGCGACAGTTCCACCATCCAGATGGGGCTGACGCGCTGGTTCAGCGACCACCAGATCGAGCCGCGGATCGTCGGCGAGTTCGACGACAGCGCCCTGATGAAGGCCTTCGGCAAGGCCGGCACGGGCATCTTCCCGGCGCCGGCGATCCTCGCCGAGGAGATCGAGGAGCAGTTCGGAGCGACCATGATTGGCCGGGCCGAGGGCATCTGGACGCGGTATTACGCCATTTCGGTGGAGCGCAAGCTCAGCCACCCCGCCGTGCTGGCGATCAGCGAGGCGGCCCGCGCCGAGGAGGCCGGCTGA
- a CDS encoding flagellar hook capping FlgD N-terminal domain-containing protein yields the protein MSALSSTSTTSATSTSSASSSSSSSMSSDDFLTLLVEQLQNQNPLDTTDTSELMNQMMSYASYDQQAQTNTTLSELSSTVSSLSSTVSSIASKLDISA from the coding sequence ATCAGTGCCCTCTCTTCCACCAGCACCACGAGTGCCACGAGCACGTCGTCGGCGTCCTCCTCGTCCTCGTCGAGCATGTCGAGCGACGATTTCCTGACGCTCCTGGTCGAGCAGTTGCAGAACCAGAACCCGCTCGACACCACCGACACGAGCGAGTTGATGAACCAGATGATGTCCTATGCCAGCTACGATCAGCAGGCACAGACGAACACGACGCTGAGCGAACTCTCCTCGACGGTGTCCAGCCTATCGTCGACCGTCTCCAGCATCGCCTCCAAGCTCGACATCTCGGCCTGA